The Streptococcus mitis genomic sequence GATTTCAAATTAGAGGAAGAGGGCTTGCAGGGACAATCTTACTTCATAAAATCCTAGGATTTGCAGCTCAAAATGGTGCCAACATCGAGCAACTAACTGATTTAGGTCATCAGCTTGCTCCCGAAATCGCAACAATTGGCTTTGCAACGAAAGCTGCTAGTCTCCCCCAAGCCACCCTTCCACTATTTAACTTGGAAGAAGGAAATATTTCCTATGGTATTGGGATACATGGCGAAGAAGGCTATCGTATCGTCCCATTCCAATCATCTGAAATCCTTGCAAATGAAATTATAAGTAAATTAAGATTGCACTATCATTGGAAAAAGGGTGATCAATTTATATTGCTTGTAAATAATCTAGGCACTACCAGCAACTTAGAAATGGGCATATTTATCAATGATATCCTTCAACTCTTAGAAATTGAAGGAGTCACTATTACTTTTATAAAATCAGGAACATTTATGACTAGCCTAGATATGGCAGGTGTATCTGTAACTCTTTGCCCCGTAAAAAATAAACAGTGGTTAGAAGCGCTCAATGCTCCAACGACAGCTTTTGCATGGTAATTTGCTTGTATAACTCAAAAGGGCTACATCACTTGGTAGCCCTTTGCTTCTATCTTACATTTAAAAGAACTCATTCTTTCTATATCAAATAATCCATCTATACCTTACAATTCTTCCTATGCGCTTTGAGTTTTTTCAGAGCCTAATCATAGTGACTTGACGTGCTACTGGCAAAGTAGGAACCTAGACTTGTTCCTCCAGTCCACTTATAGACACCTTTTGTGAACAATTCGTCATTGCTAAAAACTTCTATCAACTCTAAAACCTCTCTATGTGATTGTTCTAGGAGTCTAGTCGCTTCTTCTAAGGAGGTTTTCTGGTGCTTCTTCCAAAAAGCGACATTCATTTCTCTATAAGTTTTCCAATTATAAGGTTCAGGGAGAAAAGGTCTTTCGTGACCTTCTTGATTAGAATGTACCCAAGTCAAAAGTAACTGCTGCCATTCATAAAGATGAATCAAGACATCCCGCAGATTCTTATCCCTTTTCCAGTGAGCCTCTTTTTTCTTTTGGTCTCTTGTAAAATCAAATGGAGTCTGTAGCTCATCTTCACTTAGTTTGGAGATGAAAAGATTGAGCTTTTCATAGTTTTCCTTAGAGGCCAGCACTAGCTCCTCTTTTGTTTTCGGTCTAGGCACAGGAATACTCCCTTCATATCTCTAGTTACTATTAGAAATTTTTTATCCTTTAAATCTCTATAACTTATCCTTTAATTTCTCAACAAAGAGATAGGCTGCTGGACAGGTTAGGGTATTCTTAATCGTTAGATGGTTGATTTGATGGATCTTTTTACGGTCTGTATGGGGAAATTCACGACAGGCCTTTGGACGAACGTCATAGATAGAACAGAGGTTATCTCCTCCTAAAAATGGGCAGGGCATGGATTTGAAAACCTTATCCCCATCTTCATCTACCTGAAGGAATTCAGCTTCAAAAGCTGGTAATTTCATCTTAAAGTACTTGGCAATACGAGTGATGTCTGCTTCCTTGAAGTCAGGACCCAATGTCTTGCAACAGTTAGCACAGGCAGTGCAATCAATCTCCTTAAAAACTTCTTGGTGAATCTGCTGGGCTATCTTATCTAAATTTTTTGGTGGCTTTTTCTTTAAATTGGCTAAAACTTTTCGATGCTCCTTCTGCTTTTGTAAGGCTAGCTGGTGGTAATACTCAATATCAATTTCTTTAGACATGATTTCTCTCTTATTCTATTTGTTTCCTTCTATTATATCATGCCCCTGACTCATTGAAAAGTGGACTTTACAAGACTATACTTTTCCAAAATGCGTCAAAAAACCTTGCAACTAAGTTACAAGGTTAATGACATTAATCGAAGTTAACGTATTCTTTTTGAAGCTCGAGAACTTCTTCCATTGTTGAACACTCTGTAAGGGCACGGTTAGCGTACTCTTCCATCTTAGCAGTGTCCAATTTCTTCATCAAGCTACGTGTACGAAGGACAGATGTTGCTGACATAGAGAATTCATCCAAGCCCATTCCGACAAGAAGTGGAACAGCTTTTTGGTCACCAGCCATCTCACCACACATACCAGCCCATTTACCTTCAGCGTGAGCTGCCTTGATAACGTTGTTGATCAAGCGAAGGATTGATGGGTTATATGGTTGGTAAAGGTATGAAACTTGTTCGTTCATACGGTCTGCCGCCATTGAATATTGGATCAAGTCGTTTGTACCAATTGACATGAAGTCTACTTCTTTTGCAAATTGGTCTGCAAGCATAGCTGCTGCAGGGATTTCAATCATGATACCAACTTGGATATCATCCGCAACTGCAACACCTTCAGCAAGAAGGTTTGCTTTTTCTTCTTCATAAACTGCTTTAGCTGCACGGAATTCTTTCAAAAGGGCAACCATTGGGAACATGATACGCAATTGACCATGAGCAGAAGCACGAAGAAGGGCACGGATTTGTGTACGGAACATTGCATCTCCAGTTTCAGAAATAGAGATACGAAGGGCACGGAATCCAAGGAATGGGTTCATTTCATGTGGCATATCGAAGTAAGGAAGTTCCTTATCTCCACCGATATCCATTGTACGAACAACCACTGGTTTACCATTCATTCCCTCAAGAACAGCCTTGTATGCTTCATACTGCTCATCTTCAGTTGGGAAGTCTTGAGAATCCATGTACAAGAACTCTGTACGGTAAAGTCCAACAGCTTCTGCACCGTTGTTGTTAACACCTTCCACGTCTTTTGGAGTACCGATGTTAGCTGCCAACTCGAAGTGTTTACCGTCAGCAGTCACTGTTTGAGCATCTTTCAAAAGTGCCCATTCAGCTTTTTGTTTAGCATAAGCTTCACCAGCTGCTTTAAATTCTGCCGCTTGTTCATCTGTTGGGTTGATAATCACTTCACCAGTAATTCCGTTAACGGCAAGGATATCACCGTCCTTCACTACTTCAGTGATGTTGTTTGTTCCCAATACAGCTGCAATTTCAAGTGTACGCGCCATGATAGCTGAGTGGCTTGTACGTCCACCGATGTTTGTTACAAAAGCTTTTACAAAGTTTTTGTCCAATTGAGCTGTATCAGATGGTGTCAAGTCATGCGCAATCACGATTACTTCTTCATTGATAGAAGCTGGGTTTGGCAATTTCTTACCAAGAAGGTTTGCCAATACACGTTTTGTCACGTCGCGGATATCCGCTGCACGTTCTTGCATGTATGGGTTATCTTCCATACCTTCAAAGATAGTGATGAACATGTCAGTCACTTCTTTAAGACCTGCTTCTGCATTGACTTTCTTAGCACGAATTGTTTCTTTAATCTGACCAATCAATTCTGGGTCAGCAAGAACCATCAAATGAGCGTCAAAAACTTGAGCCGCTTCTTCACCAAGCGTACCTACAGCTTTCTCACGGATAAGAGAAAGCTCGTTTTGAGAAGCTTCAAGAGCTACATCCAAACGAGCCTCTTCTGCGTTTGTATCTTCGACTGAAACAGTCTCGAATGACAAATCCGGTTGAACGAGTAGATATGCTTTTGCAACTGCAACACCGTCAGATGCTGCGATTCCTTTAAGCATTTCTGTCATTTCCCTTATGCCAATCCTTCTTTTTCCATTGTTTCTGAGATTGCAGCGATAGCGTCATCTGCATCTGCACCTTCAGCTGAGATAGTTACGTCAGCACCTTGGCCAACACCAAGACTCATAACACCCATGATTGATTTAAGGTTAACTGATTTACCTTTGTACTCAAGAGTGATATCTGAAGCAAATTTGCTAGCAGTTTGTACCAACAATGTTGCTGGACGTGCGTGAATACCTGTTTCTGCCACTACGTGGAAATCTTTAGAAGCCATAGTTTGACTCTCCTTTTGTTCTTTCTTTTTTGAGTTATATGTGATAACCCTTACAATTTGGTATTATATCATCTTCTAGGATTTTTTTCAAGCATTTTATGGGATTTATTCGATTTCCTTTCAGATAACTTGCTGAAAATCTTCTATTCTAGATAACAAAACACAGGATATAGTTTTCCAAAAAACTACTTGTAGGATATTCTTTGCTATTTTATAAACGAAACACTACATATTGTGTTTTGCTAGGTTTTGTAGAAAAACAGACCACTATATTTAGTTTTAAATCGTTGACAAAAATTTAATTTCTGATATACTAAGAAAGTAATCTATTTTGAAAAAGGAGTTACACAATGGTAACCGTTTATTCTAAAAATAACTGTGTCCAATGTAAAATGACCAAACGTTTCTTGGACAGTAATAACGTTGAATATAAAGAAATCAATCTCGATGAGCAACCTGAGTACATCGATCAAGTTAAAGAGCTCGGTTTCAGCGCAGCTCCTGTTATCCAAACACCAACTGAAGTCTTTTCAGGTTTCCAACCAGGAAAACTGAAACAATTAGCATAATCTTAGTACATCATCCAGAAGAGACTGCTTCTAGGGCTAACTTAGAAGCCTTTCTTTTGTAATTAGATAAGGGAAATTTTATGGGATTAAAACATCTTGAGGACGTGACTTACTTCCGTCTCAATAACGAAATCAACCGTCCTGTTAATGGACAAATCATGCTTCATAAAGATAAAGAAGCCTTGGATGCTTTCTTTAAAGAAAATGTAGTTCCAAACACTATGGTTTTTGATTCAATCAAAGATAAAATCAACTACCTCATTGAACACAACTACATCGAAACAGCCTTTATCAAGAAATACCGTCCAGAATTTTTGGAAGAATTGTATCAATTTATCAAAGAACAAAACTTCCAATTCAAGTCTTTCATGGCTGCCTATAAATTTTATAATCAATATGCTTTGAAAACCAACGACGGTGAATATTATCTTGAAAGTATGGAAGACCGCGTCTTCTTTAACGCCCTTTATTTCGCTGATGGTGATGAAGCTGTTGCAATCGATATTGCCAATGAAATCATCCACCAACGCTATCAACCGGCTACTCCTTCCTTCTTGAATGCTGGACGTGCTCGTCGTGGGGAGTTGGTATCTTGCTTCTTGATCCAAGTGACTGATGATATGAACTCTATCGGACGTTCTATCAACTCTGCTCTTCAACTTTCACGTATCGGTGGTGGTGTAGGAATTACCCTCAGCAATCTTCGTGAAGCTGGTGCACCTATCAAAGGCTATGAAGGTGCAGCTTCTGGAGTCGTACCTGTTATGAAACTCTTCGAAGACAGCTTCTCTTACTCAAACCAATTGGGTCAACGTCAAGGTGCTGGTGTTGTCTACCTCAACGTCTTTCACCCCGATATCATCGCCTTCCTTTCAACTAAGAAAGAAAACGCTGATGAAAAAGTTCGTGTAAAGACCCTTTCACTTGGTGTTGTAGTACCAGATAAATTCTACGAATTGGCTCGTAAAAATGAAGAAATGTACCTCTTCAGCCCATATTCTGTAGAACTTGAATATGGTGTACCATTCAACTATATCGACATCACTGAAAAATACGATGAATTGGTCGCAAATCCAAACATCCGCAAGACAAAAATCAAGGCGCGTGATTTGGAAACTGAGATTTCTAAATTACAACAAGAGTCTGGTTACCCTTATGTAGTCAACATTGATACGGCTAACCGTGCAAATCCTGTTGATGGTAAGATTATCATGAGTAACTTGTGTTCTGAGATTCTTCAAGTTCAAGAACCAAGCTTGATCAACGATGCTCAAGAATTCCTTCAAATGGGAACAGACGTTTCATGTAATCTTGGTTCAACTAACGTGGTCAACATGATGACTTCACCTGACTTTGGTCGTTCTATCCGTGCTATGGTTCGTGCCCTTACTTTCGTTACAGATAGTTCACACATCGTAGCTGTCCCTACTATCGACCATGGAAATAGCCAAGCTCATACTTTTGGTCTTGGTGCCATGGGACTTCACAGCTACCTTGCCCAACAACTGATTGAATATGGATCACCTGAGTCTGTTGAGTTTACAAGCATCTACTTTATGCTTATGAACTACTGGACCTTGGTTGAGTCAAACAATATCGCGCGTGAACGTGGTATTACCTTCCATAACTTTGAAAAATCAGATTATGCTAACGGAAGCTACTTCGACAAGTATGTAACTGGCGAATTTGTTCCAAAATCAGACCGTGTTAAAGAACTCTTCAAAGATGTCTTTATCCCAAGTGCTGCTGACTGGTCTGAACTTCGCGATAAGGTTCAAGCAGATGGTCTTTACCACCAAAACCGCCTTGCTGTAGCACCAAATGGTTCTATCAGCTATATCAACGACGTTTCTGCTTCTATCCACCCGATTACGCAACGTATCGAAGAACGTCAAGAAAAGAAAATCGGTAAAATCTACTACCCTGCTGCTGGCTTGTCAACAGAAACCATTCCTTACTACACTTCTGCTTACGATATGGATATGCGTAAGGTCATTGATGTTTACGCTGCTGCAACTGAGCACGTGGACCAAGGAC encodes the following:
- the dhaQ gene encoding DhaKLM operon coactivator DhaQ produces the protein MTFISNHKQKIISSYISATVSSHPELEKHPTLPLVYQKNRNPHQVPILSGGGSGHEPAHIGYVGEGMLTGAIYGQLFTPPTRTEILESIRFLNNGHGVFIIVKNFEADIKEFSWAINTARKEGIKVGYSLAHDDISIEPHNRFQIRGRGLAGTILLHKILGFAAQNGANIEQLTDLGHQLAPEIATIGFATKAASLPQATLPLFNLEEGNISYGIGIHGEEGYRIVPFQSSEILANEIISKLRLHYHWKKGDQFILLVNNLGTTSNLEMGIFINDILQLLEIEGVTITFIKSGTFMTSLDMAGVSVTLCPVKNKQWLEALNAPTTAFAW
- a CDS encoding ClbS/DfsB family four-helix bundle protein; translated protein: MPRPKTKEELVLASKENYEKLNLFISKLSEDELQTPFDFTRDQKKKEAHWKRDKNLRDVLIHLYEWQQLLLTWVHSNQEGHERPFLPEPYNWKTYREMNVAFWKKHQKTSLEEATRLLEQSHREVLELIEVFSNDELFTKGVYKWTGGTSLGSYFASSTSSHYD
- a CDS encoding YkgJ family cysteine cluster protein, whose translation is MSKEIDIEYYHQLALQKQKEHRKVLANLKKKPPKNLDKIAQQIHQEVFKEIDCTACANCCKTLGPDFKEADITRIAKYFKMKLPAFEAEFLQVDEDGDKVFKSMPCPFLGGDNLCSIYDVRPKACREFPHTDRKKIHQINHLTIKNTLTCPAAYLFVEKLKDKL
- the ptsP gene encoding phosphoenolpyruvate--protein phosphotransferase; the encoded protein is MTEMLKGIAASDGVAVAKAYLLVQPDLSFETVSVEDTNAEEARLDVALEASQNELSLIREKAVGTLGEEAAQVFDAHLMVLADPELIGQIKETIRAKKVNAEAGLKEVTDMFITIFEGMEDNPYMQERAADIRDVTKRVLANLLGKKLPNPASINEEVIVIAHDLTPSDTAQLDKNFVKAFVTNIGGRTSHSAIMARTLEIAAVLGTNNITEVVKDGDILAVNGITGEVIINPTDEQAAEFKAAGEAYAKQKAEWALLKDAQTVTADGKHFELAANIGTPKDVEGVNNNGAEAVGLYRTEFLYMDSQDFPTEDEQYEAYKAVLEGMNGKPVVVRTMDIGGDKELPYFDMPHEMNPFLGFRALRISISETGDAMFRTQIRALLRASAHGQLRIMFPMVALLKEFRAAKAVYEEEKANLLAEGVAVADDIQVGIMIEIPAAAMLADQFAKEVDFMSIGTNDLIQYSMAADRMNEQVSYLYQPYNPSILRLINNVIKAAHAEGKWAGMCGEMAGDQKAVPLLVGMGLDEFSMSATSVLRTRSLMKKLDTAKMEEYANRALTECSTMEEVLELQKEYVNFD
- a CDS encoding phosphocarrier protein HPr encodes the protein MASKDFHVVAETGIHARPATLLVQTASKFASDITLEYKGKSVNLKSIMGVMSLGVGQGADVTISAEGADADDAIAAISETMEKEGLA
- the nrdH gene encoding glutaredoxin-like protein NrdH translates to MVTVYSKNNCVQCKMTKRFLDSNNVEYKEINLDEQPEYIDQVKELGFSAAPVIQTPTEVFSGFQPGKLKQLA
- the nrdE gene encoding class 1b ribonucleoside-diphosphate reductase subunit alpha; this translates as MGLKHLEDVTYFRLNNEINRPVNGQIMLHKDKEALDAFFKENVVPNTMVFDSIKDKINYLIEHNYIETAFIKKYRPEFLEELYQFIKEQNFQFKSFMAAYKFYNQYALKTNDGEYYLESMEDRVFFNALYFADGDEAVAIDIANEIIHQRYQPATPSFLNAGRARRGELVSCFLIQVTDDMNSIGRSINSALQLSRIGGGVGITLSNLREAGAPIKGYEGAASGVVPVMKLFEDSFSYSNQLGQRQGAGVVYLNVFHPDIIAFLSTKKENADEKVRVKTLSLGVVVPDKFYELARKNEEMYLFSPYSVELEYGVPFNYIDITEKYDELVANPNIRKTKIKARDLETEISKLQQESGYPYVVNIDTANRANPVDGKIIMSNLCSEILQVQEPSLINDAQEFLQMGTDVSCNLGSTNVVNMMTSPDFGRSIRAMVRALTFVTDSSHIVAVPTIDHGNSQAHTFGLGAMGLHSYLAQQLIEYGSPESVEFTSIYFMLMNYWTLVESNNIARERGITFHNFEKSDYANGSYFDKYVTGEFVPKSDRVKELFKDVFIPSAADWSELRDKVQADGLYHQNRLAVAPNGSISYINDVSASIHPITQRIEERQEKKIGKIYYPAAGLSTETIPYYTSAYDMDMRKVIDVYAAATEHVDQGLSLTLFMRSDIPKGLYEWKKENKQTTRDLSILRNYAFNKGIKSIYYVRTFTDDGGEVGANQCESCVI